A stretch of DNA from Malus sylvestris chromosome 9, drMalSylv7.2, whole genome shotgun sequence:
gagaaaataaaatggGGTCTAATGTTAGTAATCATACTAAAGTTCTTAAGAAATATTAATGTGATTAATTTAACgataataaaatgaaatatgCAGTGTAGAGTCTGAAGCCTCAAAATCGCGTTACGTAAATTACAATGCAAAGTATGAAACTCCATACTTAGTGTTCATTAACCTCTTGTTAATTGGGGAATATCTAATTAGTATAGTCCTAGTATTGTAAACTTATATGGAGTAAAGTTGGAAGTCCCActccaagagagagagagagaaacactCTTTACATAATAAACGGTCAAGATGGGCCTGGCGGTGTAAGATGTACGGGCGAAGATATTTCAAATTTACGAAaatgttttcttttaattagaGCTTAAGAACAGCGCGAAAGAAAATATGACCGTTGGAGCGATCATTCCCCCCACGCGTTTTCTTATATAAATCCAAAACCCTGAATTCCAACTCCCACTAGGAAATCTAAACGAAACTATAATTCCCCAAATCCTCCGCACACATTAGCAATAGCAACCGACCTTCAATCCACCGAAAccctagaattttttatttcaatcgCGATTCTTGCGTCTTCGTCTTCTGGGTCGATCACTGACACCGCCGACTTCACTCCTCCGTCGTCAACCAGTTCAGTCTCTCTGTTGCTTCTCTAATTTCTCTGATTATTTTCTTTGCCATTCGGTCGGTGCCTCTTTCGATCGTTTTTCCGAACCCAGAATCGCAAAACAATCGAAAAGCtttaagtttttgaatttacAAAAAGGGGGAAACAATCAATGGGTTCGGTGAAGAGGAATCGACCGGATGAACCAGAGAAGAGTTTTTTCCGTTCGGAATTCGAGTGGGTTCGAGGGCCGAAGCTCGGGAGTGGCGGATTTGGGTCGGTTTATTTGGCGACCGTGAAAAAACCGAAGTTGGGTTGCGAGGGTTTCCCGACGGTGATGGCGGTGAGAACCTTCTCTGAATGGAGTGAGCAGGCGACGGAAAGTTCGTATCTTTACCTACTTCGGGACTGTCTTTATGTTATCGGAAGCTATGGGAAAAATCTGACCATTGGGGACGATGGTTACGTGAAGTATAATGTATTTTTGGAGTATGCTGATGGAGGAACAATTGGGGATTTGATCAAGAAATCGGGCGGTTCAGGGTTGTGTGAATCGGATGTGAGGAATTATACCAAAGCGATTTTCTAGGAAAGTGCCTAGTGAGGGACCCTTTCGAGAGATCGACAGCTGCTGAGCTCTTGAATCACCAGTTTGTGACAAAACTGGATGTGGTTGGAAAGGTTGAACCAGTGGAGGAGGTTGCTTCAGAGTCATCTTCAGAGCAATATGGAAGCTCTATACCCCTTGAAAGCTGGAATTCCGAAGAGGCAGAAGATTTTGGGCCAATTCTTCCTGTGGCACTCTTGAACCCTAGACCTGTTATTCCAAGCACGGTTTACCAAAGGGCGTCAACTTAGCGATAGAGGGCGCAGCTTAGCTCAAATTGTTTTGTTGTTCATGGATTGGTTTAATACTTCATTATTCCGCATCTGTAAATGTAAATTTTGACATGAATTATCTTCTTGGCGGTTGTATTGATTCCACTTTACATATAGAAAATAGAAATAACAGTTCTCAAAGTCATTCAACATTTAAAGCTTTATGCCTTTTCTGAAAGTACAAAAATTCTCAAGCTCATCGGACTTCCCCAATCCTTGCCCCTTTTCAATTTTTCCGATTCGATGATTCAATACTGTGTTAAGTAAAAGCACAAGGTTGTAGCAAAAACCAGCATTTATTGAGCAATAGTGTCATTTAATCAACAATTTGTACAGTACACTGCATCTATTGGGAAAAAATAATGCGCCAACCAAAATGGTCAGACACGAAGTAGCATGTACAAATGAGCAACTCGAAATACAAGCGCACAAACAGGGAAATATACAGAGATTCATTGCACACAAAGTTAATCAGAAAACATAAACTACATAGTATCACTCTCGGCAACATCTTCCTCGGTTAGATCAGTTGTTCTCCTCAGGAATCGAGACAAACATGCACTGATTGACTCACTGTTCTCCGCAACCATATAAAGGCAAAACAAGCATAGGCCTGTTTCAGGTGCAAACAGATTCTTGTTAGTTTTACATGTGTGATgttcaaaacaaagatacaGACCAGGCCAAGAAAAACATAAGGACAAAAGACTGTTTaataccctcatgtttcgtggttttcaacatttagtacatcaagtttttttttgtttcagagtcatacctaaagtgtaaattttgggacagtctcatacatctgttagtcaaactgttaagtctgccGTTAATTGATGACATGGCAtctatgtggacaatgattgggcgccacgtgtcattaagagTCCACGTGGAATTTTTTTTGAGAaggggttaaaaaaaaaaaaaaaagcgaaaCCCGTCTTCTACCCCCGCACCCTCTCTCCCTCcattctccctccctctctctctacctatctctcctctctctctacctCTCTCTCTACCTCTCTACCTCCCTCCATTCTCCAATCAAGCCAAGATTCAATCTTTTCCCAATTTCGAATACGGAGGAGAGAAAGCATTTTCCCTCTTTCTCTGcaatttctagggtttattGAAGAGATCCCGACCCCGACCCGATCTTCTCTGCTACACCACCCATTTCCCACCGCCGTGATGTTCCTCGACAGCGCCCCGGTTTCTCAGAGCCCGAGCCCGCCTACTTCGCCGGAATCAGAGCCCGAGCCCTCCTTGGACAAACCCTGCAAGAAGATCTTTCTGCCACTGATTTCTTCATCTCAGCTAGTCTAATTACGGTTCCTGTTGCTCGAATTCAATTGCTTTTTCAGtgcttgaatttggttgaattAACTGTATACAACTGCCATTGGAGCTTCGTGTTTAGGGTTCTAAGTTCGTTTGCGGGTTTTGATTGTTCTTTCTTTGAGGAAATGCTTACACGATTTGAGACTAGTTGTTTTGGTCAATGGGGTTTTGGAATTTAGAAGCTTTTCGTAATGAGTCacttggtttggtttggttgacTTCAAATCTCGAGCTTTTACTTGGAAATTTCGGAGCTTTCGCATTGGGGTTTTCGATTTTGTGCTTGTTTAGGTAATCAGTATGTTATCTTTAGTGTGCGTGTGTGTTTGTGgttatttttcagtttttaattcatgaatttttttttcacgaaATAAGGTTTTTGAAGAAGAAATTATGCATTTTTAGTAGATTTTGGAATCGGCGTTTGAGCTTACTTAGATTTCTACGAGATGGTATTGTAAATTTTGAAGTCAAAGGCCATTTTGGATGGATTTTTCTGTTCCTTGATTCGGATATATCATGTTTGGAtcatttcgtagaatgcataaaTCTGTTTTCTGGGTCTGAGAGTTGCTTTGTTTCTGGGATTTTACAAGGAATAAGAAGTGAGAAgggaggaaggaaggaggagagaagggaggttgctttgtttcaatatttttttttttgaaccccTTCTCAAAATTTACCCTAGAAATTGCAGAGAAAGAGGAGGGATGTCGGGGGAAAAGGGGAGAAGATGAAGAGGTGATGGTCTGGGGGAAAAATTGGGGGATGGGGTTGGTGACTCGGGTGGAGGGGATGGAGGGATGGAGGGATGTGGGGATGTCGGGTGGGGGTGGGGAATACGAAGGGgttctgggttttgtttttttatattttatttttttaaattaatttttttaatattaatttttttttgaatttttaatttccacgtggacctcttaatgacacgtggcgtccagtcattgtccacatatgcaccacatcatcagttaacggcagacttaacagtttgactaacggatgtatgatactgtcccaaaatttacactttaggtataactctgggacgaaaaaaacttgatgtactaaatgttgaaaaccacgaaacatgagtgTAGTAAACAGAGTTTAACCCAAAACATAATATACTAAATCATCAATACATGTCACCATAAGCCAAAAGACCAACTACTTTAAATCATCTCAGCCACGGAGAGGTAGGTAACAGATTTAAGAAACCAACGTACCAACATATGCAACTGTAAGACCTGAAATCAACCGTCCCAAAGCTGATAGCATGTAGAGACAAATCACCACCTGGAGAAAGATTTACATTATATCTGGTTAGCTGTGTGCAACCATcccaacaaaaaggaaaaaactaaaataaaatcagCTTGATGGACTAGCAGAGACCAAAATTGTTCTTCAAGCAGACTGCTTTTATTACACATGATGATCTGTCAGTCAAAGGACTGCCACCACAAGCTGCCTTACTTAGGCTTAAAGTTCCACAAATAGATTgatatattgaaaaatatagTGAAGGCTGTATGTACTTGgtgaaaaacataaactttgttCTCATGTACTTCTGCTAAAACTACATATTAGCTTCCACTTTGTTCTTGTTGTCTACTTTGTAGTAAAACAAAGGTACATTATGAATTGTGCTCCAAGTGGTGTGTGATTcgtcatcaacataaacatcgAAGTCTTCCCAATGAGAAACACACGTGCAGATAAACAACACGCATCTGTAGTTATATGCCAAAAGGGATCAAAATTACGACAATTTCCAAGTTCTAACAGGTGTTTAACTCCTCTCCCTTGACACTTAAAGCAAGCGGCAGTATATGTCTAAATAAAAGCTGTTGAAATTTATCATCCATACAGCTCTTCAACACCTcatatcaaaacaaaaaatcctCTTTAGGCATCCAGTATTCTTACCTTGACAAACAACCTCTTGTCATGCCCTGTGGCTGCAACCCTCAATACAGACTCAGCTGCTCCTACGGTATTGGCTAACCATGCAACAATGCTATTAGCAGTGTCCTGCGAAATCTGCCACTCAAGTGGATCCACTGGTACCCTAATCAACAGAAAAATTAGATACTTTAATTACCATTCACCGCTACAATATTAACAAGTTTGTAAACTCATCACTTGACATAGAATCCTCTTATAAAATGGTACTATTGACACGTTTTGCATTTGAAACCGAGCAGTTCATTTCTAAGAAATCACAATTTTTCACTTCATCTATCATG
This window harbors:
- the LOC126583787 gene encoding uncharacterized protein LOC126583787: MGSVKRNRPDEPEKSFFRSEFEWVRGPKLGSGGFGSVYLATVKKPKLGCEGFPTVMAVRTFSEWSEQATESSYLYLLRDCLYVIGSYGKNLTIGDDGYVKYNVFLEYADGGTIGDLIKKSGGSGLCESDVRNYTKAIF
- the LOC126583786 gene encoding reticulon-like protein B22, whose protein sequence is MKNVDFRSEVGKPVVVLICGSLVYYHCAHRNSSLLSLLSDVLIVLLCSLAILGLLFRQMNVSVPVDPLEWQISQDTANSIVAWLANTVGAAESVLRVAATGHDKRLFVKVVICLYMLSALGRLISGLTVAYVGLCLFCLYMVAENSESISACLSRFLRRTTDLTEEDVAESDTM